A genomic region of Fodinisporobacter ferrooxydans contains the following coding sequences:
- a CDS encoding putative bifunctional diguanylate cyclase/phosphodiesterase, which produces MNRQTTIKLTTIYVIHLAVCFVLLGVTRIVSSIFSEILAAILISAVGTGVVYSFFDRHKEGTIEQYDPLTGLPGKHLFYQHLQQELSDTASKDSKCAIFYLNIDRFKNVNDSLGRKVANMLLQAVAKRLTSLESIGETVSRHGGDEFVFFLKNTNDSKYGSSIAQTILDLLSLPFLIEGHELYITASIGISRFPFDGETAEQLLQYAETAMYQVKTQGKNNYQFYSASLSENVAERMELENSLRNALKKEEFFLSYQPKVDIKTNQVIGMEALLRWNHGKLGMISPAKFIPIAEESGLIVPIGEWVLRMACKQNKDWQDAGFPPLRVAVNLSARQFQKKNLVEVISKILAETGLEPRWLEVEVTESILMQNMEFTVSILQQLQAIGIHISIDDFGTGYSSLNYLKRFPINSLKIDQSFVQDIATDPDDAAIVTAVISLAHHMKLKVIAEGVETEGQLEFLRMRNCDDMQGYYFSKPLKAEEFTKLLESSKEIIA; this is translated from the coding sequence TTGAATCGGCAGACAACTATAAAATTGACTACAATCTATGTGATTCATTTGGCCGTTTGTTTCGTACTATTGGGTGTCACACGAATTGTATCTTCTATATTTTCGGAAATTCTTGCAGCAATTTTGATTTCAGCTGTCGGTACAGGTGTGGTCTATTCGTTTTTCGATCGACATAAAGAAGGAACAATTGAGCAGTATGATCCACTGACTGGATTGCCTGGCAAACATTTGTTTTATCAACATTTGCAGCAGGAATTGTCAGATACTGCAAGCAAAGATTCAAAATGTGCCATTTTTTACCTGAATATAGACCGCTTTAAAAATGTCAACGATTCTCTTGGCCGCAAGGTTGCCAACATGCTATTGCAGGCAGTGGCGAAGCGCCTGACATCTCTTGAAAGCATCGGCGAAACGGTGTCCAGACACGGCGGCGATGAATTTGTCTTTTTTTTAAAGAACACGAATGATTCCAAATATGGAAGCTCGATCGCACAAACGATCCTCGACTTGCTTTCCCTGCCCTTTTTAATTGAAGGTCATGAACTTTATATCACGGCAAGCATCGGGATCAGCCGCTTTCCATTTGATGGCGAAACAGCCGAACAATTGCTGCAATATGCGGAAACGGCGATGTATCAGGTAAAGACGCAAGGAAAGAACAATTATCAGTTTTATTCCGCATCCCTAAGTGAAAATGTCGCCGAACGGATGGAATTGGAAAACAGTCTTCGTAACGCTTTAAAAAAAGAAGAGTTTTTCTTGAGTTACCAGCCGAAAGTGGATATCAAGACGAATCAGGTGATCGGCATGGAAGCATTGCTGCGTTGGAACCATGGGAAATTGGGAATGATTTCACCGGCGAAATTTATCCCCATTGCGGAAGAATCAGGCCTCATCGTTCCCATTGGCGAATGGGTCTTGCGGATGGCCTGCAAACAAAACAAGGATTGGCAGGATGCAGGATTTCCGCCTCTTCGGGTTGCCGTCAATTTATCCGCCCGGCAGTTTCAGAAAAAGAATCTGGTCGAAGTGATTTCGAAGATTTTGGCAGAGACGGGTTTGGAGCCGCGTTGGCTGGAAGTCGAAGTGACAGAGAGCATTTTAATGCAGAACATGGAATTTACTGTTTCGATTTTACAGCAGTTGCAAGCCATCGGGATTCATATATCCATTGATGATTTCGGCACCGGCTATTCTTCCTTGAATTATTTGAAACGGTTTCCGATCAACAGCTTGAAAATTGATCAGTCGTTTGTTCAAGATATCGCGACAGATCCGGATGATGCGGCGATTGTGACGGCTGTCATTTCGTTGGCACACCATATGAAATTAAAAGTGATTGCGGAAGGTGTGGAGACAGAAGGCCAGCTGGAGTTCTTGCGCATGCGCAATTGTGACGATATGCAAGGATATTATTTTAGCAAGCCGTTAAAAGCGGAAGAGTTTACAAAGCTTCTGGAATCTTCAAAGGAAATCATTGCCTGA
- a CDS encoding NfeD family protein, translated as MWMIWLSLSGLFVLLEMHLGTFYMLLLSIAGVCSMFSSLFTGSILIQTVLFCIIAFLEYVFLLPYIRKWRIFSNNEQEAVAITPQDLVNKTGFVVRDILPGSGGLVKIDSELWTAMAEESIPAGSKVIVESVHVTKVIVKPSIE; from the coding sequence ATGTGGATGATATGGCTTTCTCTTTCCGGGTTATTTGTTCTATTGGAAATGCATCTTGGAACGTTTTATATGCTCCTGCTTTCCATTGCAGGCGTATGTTCCATGTTTAGTTCCTTATTCACCGGATCGATTCTTATCCAAACGGTTTTATTTTGTATCATTGCATTCCTTGAGTATGTATTTTTACTGCCCTATATTCGAAAGTGGCGAATCTTTTCGAACAATGAGCAAGAAGCGGTTGCGATCACCCCACAGGACCTCGTAAATAAAACCGGCTTTGTCGTCCGCGATATCCTGCCCGGATCCGGAGGCTTGGTAAAAATCGATTCGGAGCTCTGGACCGCAATGGCGGAGGAATCGATTCCCGCTGGTTCGAAAGTGATCGTTGAAAGCGTTCATGTAACAAAAGTAATTGTTAAACCGTCCATAGAGTGA
- a CDS encoding HAD hydrolase-like protein, translating into MHRKGDWNDYFQYVLHAFPTIAAKNVVMIGDRKFDILGASELGIHSIAVAYGYGPIAELEAAKPTCLVKTVADLHGQLVR; encoded by the coding sequence TTGCATCGAAAAGGAGACTGGAATGACTACTTTCAATACGTATTACATGCCTTTCCAACGATTGCAGCAAAGAACGTTGTCATGATTGGCGACCGAAAATTTGATATCCTGGGTGCATCCGAATTGGGAATCCACTCCATTGCAGTCGCTTATGGGTATGGCCCGATTGCTGAATTAGAGGCAGCGAAGCCTACTTGTCTTGTGAAAACAGTAGCTGATTTGCACGGGCAGTTAGTCAGATGA